Proteins from a single region of Crassaminicella profunda:
- a CDS encoding dynamin family protein, producing the protein MSSLYIRASRFLEEIEHMVSSYNEFKPLQQESIELKERLNKPLRVAVVGLIKAGKSTLMNALMGEKLLFTGKTETTYKVTWFKYGERSKLIVYLYDGTKIDTKIDDLEFWTVRSKKSENPKLDEVKYIEFYYPSKLLKEMELIDTPGLASTHQIDAQNTMEFLGLDVDEANEVTAEEASKADAIIYAFTKGMHEKDENILKAFQGSLFSNASPINAIGALTKVDIYWSGGYENPLEAGKKVASNLISRMSVKKILYTIMPIAGIIGENGTGLGTREEQIITKLSKMDSQKFEKLIKNATRFTKKEREDIPVTPDDRRHVWDLLDQYGVHIAVKALREGKSFEEVREYLIERSGVLHITNMIMQHFGSRACLIKIQYILSRIKKICHEISNDYKLKNSTSLSILESILGECEKIETEEHVFSELKILQYYYNGEISLDEDEVEELLQITGEYGMNCEARLGITGTKKIIEIAQIAKEKALKWNAKANSSWFYA; encoded by the coding sequence ATGAGTTCATTATATATACGAGCAAGTAGATTTTTAGAAGAAATAGAACATATGGTTTCATCATACAATGAATTTAAACCTTTGCAACAAGAGTCAATAGAATTAAAAGAGCGTTTAAATAAACCATTGCGTGTTGCTGTAGTAGGATTAATAAAGGCAGGTAAATCAACATTAATGAATGCATTAATGGGAGAAAAACTGCTATTTACTGGGAAGACAGAAACAACCTATAAAGTAACATGGTTCAAATATGGTGAAAGATCTAAATTGATAGTTTATTTGTATGACGGTACAAAAATAGATACAAAGATAGATGATTTGGAGTTTTGGACAGTTAGAAGTAAAAAAAGTGAAAATCCAAAGTTAGATGAAGTAAAATATATAGAATTTTATTATCCAAGTAAATTGCTAAAAGAAATGGAGTTAATTGATACGCCAGGGCTTGCTTCTACTCACCAAATTGATGCACAAAATACCATGGAGTTTTTGGGATTAGATGTAGATGAAGCGAATGAAGTAACAGCAGAGGAAGCATCGAAGGCGGATGCAATTATTTATGCATTTACGAAAGGAATGCACGAAAAAGATGAGAATATTCTTAAGGCATTTCAAGGATCACTATTTAGTAATGCATCACCTATAAATGCTATTGGTGCACTAACAAAAGTGGATATTTATTGGTCAGGGGGATATGAGAACCCCTTAGAAGCTGGTAAAAAAGTAGCTAGTAATCTGATATCAAGGATGAGCGTGAAAAAAATATTATATACAATTATGCCTATAGCTGGAATAATCGGTGAAAATGGAACAGGACTAGGTACTAGAGAAGAACAGATTATAACAAAACTGAGCAAAATGGATTCTCAAAAATTTGAAAAACTCATAAAAAATGCAACACGATTCACAAAAAAAGAAAGAGAAGATATTCCTGTAACACCAGATGATAGACGCCACGTATGGGATTTATTAGACCAATATGGAGTACATATAGCTGTAAAGGCATTGAGAGAAGGAAAAAGCTTTGAAGAAGTAAGGGAATATTTAATTGAAAGAAGTGGAGTTTTACATATAACAAATATGATCATGCAGCATTTTGGAAGTAGAGCATGTTTAATCAAAATTCAATATATATTATCAAGAATTAAGAAGATATGTCATGAAATATCAAATGATTATAAACTAAAAAATAGTACCTCATTAAGTATACTAGAATCAATCCTAGGAGAATGTGAAAAAATTGAAACTGAGGAGCATGTTTTTTCTGAACTTAAAATTTTACAATATTACTATAATGGAGAGATATCCCTTGACGAAGATGAAGTAGAAGAATTATTACAGATAACGGGCGAATATGGAATGAATTGTGAAGCACGTTTAGGTATAACAGGGACAAAAAAAATAATAGAAATTGCTCAAATTGCTAAAGAAAAGGCACTAAAATGGAATGCTAAAGCAAATAGTAGTTGGTTTTACGCATAA
- a CDS encoding Hsp70 family protein — MGYLGIDLGTSFSSAAIIDNHKLVALKVATARGFRGDSFSIPSSVFINEKGEILLGQAADNNRLKAPDRFKDEFKRDLGQKIPYELRGYKCLPEDLYKEFFKFFKTKAEERSGKPINKVVVTYPANYAKYKKDLIEEAAKKAGFGTVKLLDEPTAAAIYYSTKENIKDGEKILVYDLGGGTFDVALIQKEKGNTYKQLTESLGLGRCGGIDFDRKIFKNIRNTFIDSLQPILNKRDINSNRLATIMFQESIKVKHQLSTDKEAFTSIQIGYNFEEYTLKRENFEEMIQADIENTCKYIKDIVKNAGLEMKDIDKVLLVGGSTRIPYVKEMVEKTIGKKTNQDFDPELAICFGAAVLEKKKET; from the coding sequence ATGGGTTATTTAGGTATAGATCTAGGCACTAGTTTTTCAAGTGCTGCAATTATAGACAATCATAAATTAGTAGCATTAAAGGTAGCAACAGCTAGAGGATTTAGAGGGGATAGCTTTTCTATTCCTTCTTCTGTGTTTATTAATGAAAAAGGAGAAATACTATTAGGGCAGGCAGCAGATAACAATAGATTAAAAGCACCAGATCGATTTAAGGATGAGTTTAAAAGAGATTTAGGACAAAAAATACCCTATGAACTCAGAGGATATAAATGCTTACCAGAAGATTTGTACAAAGAATTTTTTAAATTTTTCAAAACAAAAGCTGAAGAAAGAAGTGGAAAACCAATAAATAAGGTAGTCGTTACATATCCAGCTAATTATGCTAAATATAAAAAGGATTTAATAGAAGAAGCAGCTAAAAAGGCAGGCTTTGGAACTGTTAAGCTTTTAGATGAACCAACTGCAGCAGCTATATATTATTCAACAAAAGAAAATATAAAAGATGGTGAAAAAATACTAGTCTATGATTTAGGTGGAGGCACCTTTGATGTAGCACTTATTCAAAAAGAAAAGGGAAATACGTATAAGCAATTAACAGAATCATTAGGTTTAGGTCGTTGCGGAGGAATAGATTTTGATAGAAAAATATTTAAAAATATAAGAAATACTTTTATAGATTCATTACAACCGATTTTAAACAAAAGGGATATAAACAGTAATAGGCTAGCAACAATCATGTTTCAAGAAAGTATAAAAGTGAAGCATCAGTTAAGTACAGACAAGGAAGCATTTACATCAATACAAATAGGGTATAATTTTGAAGAGTATACATTAAAAAGAGAAAATTTTGAAGAAATGATACAAGCAGATATAGAGAATACATGTAAATATATTAAAGATATAGTGAAAAATGCAGGATTAGAAATGAAGGATATAGATAAAGTGTTATTAGTAGGAGGAAGTACTAGGATTCCTTATGTAAAAGAGATGGTTGAAAAAACAATAGGAAAGAAAACCAATCAAGATTTTGATCCAGAGTTGGCCATATGTTTTGGGGCAGCAGTTTTAGAGAAAAAAAAAGAAACCTGA
- a CDS encoding Hsp70 family protein, which translates to MSWLGIDLGTSFSSAAIIENGKPVALKVATSRGFRGDSFSIPSSVFINDNGEILLGQAADNNRLKAPDRFKDEFKRDLGQKIPYELRGYKCLPEGLYKEFFKYFKIKAEERIGKTINKVVVTYPAKYAKYKKDLIEEAAKKAGFGTIKLLDEPTAAAIYYSTKENIKYGEKILVYDLGGGTFDVALIQKEKGNTYKQLTESLGLGRCGGIDFDRKIFKDMKNTFINSLQTTLSKGDINSDRLVTNMFQESIKVKHQLSTDKEAFTSIKIEHDFEEYALKRENFEEMIQADIENTCKYIRDIVKNAGLEMKDIDKVLLVGGSTRIPYVKEMVEKTIGKKTNKDFDPELAICFGAAVLENNEEEDLHNNVEKSDMEMKKDNIQLVKDTEKYREHTFEDANRKDKKNDRYTTTIELEAILKMDMPVWSIAFHPKGRFMAMGKGKGLLFRKKGEVELWDAVRKESLGVVVKHENHVNSVAFSPNGRILVSGSRDKTIKLWGVESKVVTGIRGNKDKIGPVAFSPDGRILAFGSYDGTLKLWDVERNVESKNLVGHTERISSVVFSPDGSILASGSLDETIKLWDVKRGVVLKNLIGHNAWPFSVAFSPDGSILASGGFDNLIKLWDIARGVELKNLVGHNDKVRSVVFSPNGKILASGSYDGTLKLWDVERGVVLNKLTGHGVDEVIYAVAFSPDGKKLVTSGTSQTVSIWNIEYVI; encoded by the coding sequence ATGTCATGGTTAGGTATAGATTTAGGCACTAGTTTTTCAAGTGCTGCAATTATAGAAAATGGTAAGCCAGTAGCCCTAAAGGTAGCAACCTCTAGAGGCTTTAGAGGGGATAGCTTTTCTATTCCTTCTTCCGTATTTATTAATGATAATGGAGAAATACTTTTAGGGCAGGCAGCAGATAATAATAGATTAAAAGCACCAGATCGATTTAAAGATGAGTTTAAAAGAGATTTAGGACAAAAAATACCCTATGAACTTAGAGGATATAAATGCTTACCGGAGGGTTTATATAAAGAATTTTTTAAATATTTCAAAATAAAAGCTGAAGAAAGAATTGGAAAAACAATAAACAAGGTAGTCGTTACATATCCAGCTAAATATGCTAAATATAAAAAGGATTTAATAGAAGAAGCAGCTAAAAAGGCAGGCTTTGGAACTATTAAGCTTTTAGATGAACCAACTGCAGCAGCTATATATTATTCAACAAAAGAAAATATAAAATATGGTGAAAAAATACTAGTCTATGATTTAGGTGGAGGCACCTTTGATGTAGCACTTATTCAAAAAGAAAAGGGAAATACGTATAAGCAATTAACAGAATCATTAGGTTTAGGTCGTTGCGGAGGAATAGATTTTGATAGAAAAATATTTAAAGATATGAAAAATACTTTTATCAATTCATTACAGACAACTCTAAGTAAAGGTGATATAAATAGTGATAGGCTAGTAACAAACATGTTTCAAGAAAGTATAAAAGTAAAGCATCAGTTAAGTACAGACAAGGAAGCATTTACATCAATAAAAATAGAGCATGATTTTGAAGAGTATGCATTAAAAAGAGAAAATTTTGAAGAAATGATACAAGCAGATATAGAGAATACATGTAAATATATTAGAGATATAGTGAAAAATGCAGGATTAGAAATGAAGGATATAGATAAAGTTTTATTAGTAGGAGGTAGTACTAGGATTCCTTATGTAAAAGAGATGGTTGAAAAAACTATAGGAAAGAAAACCAATAAAGATTTTGATCCAGAGTTGGCCATATGTTTTGGGGCAGCAGTTTTAGAGAATAATGAGGAGGAAGATTTACATAATAATGTAGAAAAATCAGATATGGAAATGAAAAAGGATAACATACAACTAGTGAAAGATACAGAGAAATATAGAGAGCATACCTTTGAAGATGCTAACAGGAAAGATAAAAAAAATGATAGATATACAACTACAATTGAACTAGAAGCAATATTGAAGATGGATATGCCAGTTTGGTCAATTGCATTTCATCCAAAAGGAAGATTTATGGCTATGGGGAAGGGAAAAGGTCTACTTTTTAGGAAGAAGGGAGAAGTAGAGTTATGGGATGCTGTAAGAAAAGAATCTTTAGGAGTTGTAGTTAAACATGAAAATCATGTAAATTCAGTAGCATTTAGTCCTAATGGAAGAATTTTAGTATCAGGAAGTAGAGATAAAACTATAAAGTTGTGGGGCGTTGAAAGTAAAGTGGTAACAGGTATAAGAGGAAATAAAGATAAGATAGGACCAGTGGCATTTAGTCCAGATGGAAGAATATTAGCATTTGGAAGTTATGATGGTACTTTAAAGTTGTGGGATGTTGAAAGAAATGTAGAATCAAAAAATCTGGTAGGGCATACTGAGAGGATAAGTTCAGTAGTGTTTAGCCCAGATGGAAGCATATTAGCATCTGGAAGTCTTGATGAAACCATAAAATTATGGGATGTCAAAAGAGGTGTAGTGTTAAAAAATTTAATAGGACATAATGCTTGGCCATTTTCAGTAGCGTTTAGTCCGGATGGAAGCATATTAGCATCTGGAGGTTTTGATAACCTAATAAAATTGTGGGATATTGCAAGAGGAGTAGAGTTAAAAAATCTAGTAGGACATAATGACAAGGTAAGATCAGTAGTATTTAGTCCAAATGGAAAAATATTAGCATCTGGAAGTTATGATGGTACCTTAAAGCTGTGGGATGTTGAAAGAGGAGTAGTGTTAAATAAGTTAACAGGGCATGGGGTTGATGAAGTGATTTATGCAGTAGCGTTTAGTCCAGATGGAAAAAAACTTGTCACAAGTGGAACTAGCCAAACTGTATCAATATGGAATATAGAATACGTCATATAA
- the grpE gene encoding nucleotide exchange factor GrpE: MFFQKFSDGHIYESLKKIFHYLGEMKEQNQNNFDTIQKKIGRVNQDESLKSVILEVKNELGNSKCELQKIIRLQKENNQENVTKLASDIIGLRDQILIFLSEADEREKRIVSSFYKELGRILERNGIKSLENTGEFNEAYQTIVGIRSTKVKALDNTVAEIFRPGYKLKDGYIRSQEIILYQYKEEGV; encoded by the coding sequence ATGTTCTTTCAAAAATTTAGTGATGGTCATATATATGAAAGTTTAAAAAAAATATTTCATTATTTAGGAGAAATGAAAGAGCAAAACCAAAATAATTTTGATACAATTCAGAAAAAAATTGGCAGAGTTAATCAAGATGAATCCTTAAAATCAGTAATTTTGGAAGTGAAAAATGAATTAGGAAATAGTAAGTGCGAATTACAAAAAATCATAAGATTACAAAAAGAAAATAATCAAGAAAATGTAACAAAATTAGCATCTGATATTATAGGATTAAGGGATCAAATTCTAATATTTTTATCAGAAGCAGATGAAAGAGAAAAAAGGATTGTCTCTAGCTTTTATAAAGAACTAGGAAGAATACTAGAACGAAATGGTATTAAGTCTTTAGAAAATACAGGAGAATTTAATGAGGCATATCAAACAATAGTAGGTATCAGATCAACAAAAGTAAAGGCATTAGACAATACTGTTGCAGAAATATTTAGACCTGGATATAAATTAAAGGATGGATATATTCGTTCTCAAGAAATAATTCTTTACCAATATAAAGAGGAAGGAGTGTAA